A genomic region of Colletotrichum destructivum chromosome 5, complete sequence contains the following coding sequences:
- a CDS encoding Putative major facilitator superfamily, MFS transporter superfamily has protein sequence MSREQHDGKSESTGGDDPGPPDLAPKTSNAEKNVSILPAVDDNAGLSRQDTEAIYARFKPARKRLVTAVVACGGVASTVSSLLLLAAIPEIAADLGTTGSIINISNAIYILFMGLSTLFWGPMSQVYGRKWPCIISASTFFAFCVGTALSPNLAAFFVFRMLSAFTGTAYLVLGSACISDIYKPTERGTALAWFLNGTLIGQSFGPFIGGVIVTFHSWRALFWFQSALGGLTTILAVSFLPETSHRRRADELKGLGPKAKVVQVWQWANPFRVLALLLIPKLFVAGIAAASLVWNMQALLTPIRYVINPRFNLTSPLQSGLFFLAPGCGFFFGTYAGGRWADRTVRLWVKRRGRRVPEDRLRSSFVAMGAVIPICIIIYGWAIEKEKGGIPLPVVCMFVQGFAQVIAFPSINAYCLDVFKGRSAEVIAGNYFFRYAIAAVGTAACLPAIESIGVGWFSTITALFVFFSTVAVYVVVIIASKEDYKAHGEQV, from the exons ATGTCCCGGGAGCAACATGACGGAAAGTCGGAGTCAACCGGTGGAGACGATCCCGGTCCCCCGGACTTGGCGCCGAAGACGTCCAACGCGGAGAAGAACGTGAGCATCCTGCCGGCAGTCGACGACAATGCGGGCCTGAGCCGCCAAGACACCGAGGCCATTTACGCCAGGTTCAAGCCGGCCCGGAAGAGGCTCGTGACTGCCGTCGTCGcgtgcggcggcgtcgcctcgACCGTGtcctcgctgctgctgctagcCGCCATCcccgagatcgccgccgacctggggacgacgggaagcatcatcaacatcagCAACGCCATCTACATCCTCTTCATGGGTCTGAGCACCTTGTTCTGGGGACCGATGAGTCAAGTATACGGACGCAAGTGG CCATGCATCATCTCGGCGTCCACATTTTTTGCTTTTTGCGTAGGGACCGCCCTGTCGCCCAACCttgccgccttcttcgtcttccgcATGCTGTCGGCCTTCACCGGGACGGCCTACCTCGTGCTCGGGTCGGCCTGCATCAGCGACATCTACAAGCCGACGGAACGGGGGACGGCCCTCGCATGGTTCCTCAACGGCACTCTGATCGGACAGTCGTTCGGCcccttcatcggcggcgtcatcgtcacctTCCACAGCTGGCGGGCTCTGTTCTGGTTCCAGTCggcgctcggcggcctcaCGACGATCCTAGCGGTCTCGTTCCTACCGGAGACCAGCCACCGCAGACGAGCAGACGAGCTGAAGGGCCTCGGTCCCAAAGCAAAGGTCGTGCAGGTGTGGCAATGGGCGAATCCGTTCCGCGTTCTCGCCCTCTTGTTGATTCCGAAACTGTTTGTGGCT GGCATTGCTGCGGCATCTTTAGTCTGGAACATGCAGGCCCTGCTGACGCCCATCCGATATGTCATAAACCCCCGGTTCAACCTAACCTCACCGCTCCAGTCGGGCCTATTCTTCCTCGCCCCGGGATgtggcttcttcttcggtACGTATGCGGGGGGCCGGTGGGCGGACCGCACGGTCAGGCTCTGGGTGAAGCGGAGAGGCAGACGCGTGCCCGAGGACCGCCTCCGCAGCTCGTTTGTGGCAATGGGGGCCGTCATCCCGATCTGCATCATCATCTACGGCTGggccatcgagaaggagaagggaggcATCCCGCTGCCTGTCGTCTGCATGTTTGTCCAGGGGTTCGCCCAAGTCATCGCCTTCCCTAGTATAAACGCTTATTGCCTGGACGTCTTCAAGGGCCGTAGCGCGGAAGTGATAG CCGGCAACTACTTCTTTCGATACGCCATCGCGGCGGTCGGGACTGCGGCCTGCTTGCCGGCCATCGAGAGCATTGGGGTGGGTTGGTTCAGCACCATCACCGCTCTATTCGTCTTTTTCTCCACCGTTGCTGTATATGTTGTGGTCATCATCGCCTCGAAGGAAGACTACAAAGCTCATGGCGAGCAAGTGTAA
- a CDS encoding Putative Homeobox domain, Zinc finger C2H2-type has protein sequence MDKETGAANGALTLGFDDYTAALELNSITSNFVDNNQLDIATFGAEQDGFTYDNPGGGRVSGTDLGTLGIDSSYQDAFGFGAAMAGSSMQDINMNLTDRQPMNGTFDEPGVFMFSEAFGDGEPMGHLFNYDQNVVAQTLQPSDATTPPKIGTRFSSKSLRVLKTWLANNNHHPYPTAEDMEMLQRQTALSRQQITNWLANTRRRTRFKVPPKRPPSPAVTSARTLPINIPQGGILPEALHNLNPLERWQVSPPEHEPASVSAIAHAVSGFSSDGEDLADKSLTDSVPPARSLYGHSSASSAGTSHSSRSSANSAYSHNSRSSLRSLDPLGASAVRRRRRRAVAKRPEPQGTGTLWQTASTYQCTFCTETFKTKHNWQRHEKSLHLSLERWECAPTGPTVPDASGQLVCVFCGEADPDKRHLEKHNYQACRDRLSEDRTFYRKDHLQQHLKLVHEAKFLRWPMGDWKYESEVIRSRCGFCGWSMTTWNDRIDHLAEHFKDGKTMADWHGDWGFDDAVLKMVENSMAPCKCPESGPPPGTHKHTSNTNRQQSTHSLRHLDMIHMERYSPWPFTTKQGVPETPPNAFELIKLELEHFSAEHLTTKDRTPTSTELLYESCCVIFGCDSLSFSKRPATSTQSWLRDLLMSSEPVVQQARIRPMKDNSKSRFTYLSINGKANIFEACGLEEQLLNFVDLSKMVEARLSDEELQSEACSIVERTEAASLHPSAAFASFLIDLIKGSSHWLAAFRQRANLPPSRASSTPRSDPKAPESSDSVPMIDSQQKPASNSTLDPTQPASSPTATTTVAAATFSPGSGIKGGDAAAPSTFFVNEDNCYRKLVRELTRFVTITTSPRNPNRRIPTDAELQHQARWISFEDDDPWNQTPADNADWLRDFKREMGILDGELSPSQG, from the exons ATGGACAAGGAGACAGGGGCAGCCAATGGCGCGCTGACTCTCGGCTTTGACGACTACACCGCCGCTCTCGAACTCAATTCCATCACCTCCAACTTTGTCGACAATAACCAACTCGACATTGCGACTTTTGGGGCTGAGCAAGACGGGTTCACTTATGACAACCCGGGTGGGGGGAGAGTGTCTGGAACCGATCTCGGCACCCTGGGCATCGACTCATCCTATCAAGATGCATTCGGCTTCGgtgccgccatggccggtTCCTCCATGCAGGATATCAACATGAACCTCACCGACAGGCAACCGATGAATGGGACTTTCGACGAACCGGGCGTCTTCATGTTCTCTGAAGCCTTCGGAGACGGCGAGCCGATGGGTCATCTCTTCAACTACGACCAGAACGTCGTCGCGCAAACCCTGCAGCCATCAGacgcgacgacgccgcccaagATCGGCACCCGGTTCTCGTCAAAGTCGCTGCGCGTGCTGAAAACCTGGCTGGCGAACAACAACCATCACCCGTATCCCACGGCCGAGGACATGGAGATGCTGCAGCGGCAGACGGCTCTCAGCAGACAGCAGATCACCAACTGGCTCGCCAACACACGGAGACGCACGCGGTTCAAGGTGCCGCCGAAGcgcccgccatcgccggccgtcacgtcggcgaggacccTGCCGATCAACATCCCCCAAGGCGGCATCCTCCCCGAGGCCTTGCACAATTTGAACCCGCTCGAGCGTTGGCAAGTCTCGCCCCCCGAACACGAGCCCGCGTCAGTCTCCGCCATCGCCCACGCCGTCTCGGGCTTCTCGTCGGACGGCGAAGACCTGGCCGACAAGTCCCTGACCGACAGCGTCCCCCCCGCAAGGTCGTTGTACGGCCActcgtcggcgagcagcgCAGGCACATCGCACTCCAGCAGAAGCTCGGCCAACTCGGCATACTCGCACAACTCCCGCTCCTCGCTGAGGTCGCTCGACCCCTTGGGGGCGTCGGCCGTcaggagacgacggcgcagaGCCGTGGCCAAGCGCCCCGAGCCGCAGGGCACCGGCACGCTCTGGCAGACGGCGAGCACTTACCAGTGCACCTTTTGCACCGAGACGTTCAAGACGAAGCACAACTGGCAGCGTCACGAGAAGTCTCTGCACCTGTCCCTCGAGCGATGGGAGTGCGCGCCAACCGGGCCCACGGTCCCCGACGCCAGCGGGCAGCTGGTGTGCGTCTTTTGCGGCGAAGCGGACCCGGACAAGAGGCACCTCGAGAAGCACAACTACCAGGCGTGCCGAGACCGCCTCTCGGAGGACCGGACGTTCTACAGAAAGGACCACCTCCAGCAGCATCTGAAACTCGTGCACGAAGCCAAGTTCCTGAGATGGCCCATGGGGGACTGGAAGTACGAGAGCGAGGTGATCCGATCCCGGTGCGGCTTCTGCGGCTGGTCGATGACGACCTGGAACGACCGCATCGACCATCTGGCGGAGCATTTCAAGGATGGCAAAACGATGGCGGACTGGCATGGCGACTGGGGCTTTGACGATGCTGTGCTCAAGATGGTCGAGAACTCGATGGCTCCGTGTAAGTGCCCCGAGTCAggtcccccccccggcacacacaaacacacaagCAACACAAACCGTCAACAatccactcactcactccgACATCTAGACATGATTCACATGGAACGCTACTCGCCGTGGCCGTTCACGACGAAGCAGGGCGTGCCGGAGACGCCGCCCAACGCCTTTGAGCTCATcaagctcgagctcgagcacTTCTCCGCCGAGCACCTCACCACCAAGGACCGCACGCCCACCAGCACGGAGCTGCTGTACGAGAGCTGCTGCGTCATCTTTGGGTGCGACTCCCTGTCCTTCTCCAAGCGGCCCGCCACCTCGACGCAGTCCTGGCTGCGCGACCTGCTCATGTCGTCCGAGCCCGTCGTGCAGCAGGCGCGCATCCGGCCCATGAAGGACAACTCCAAGTCCCGCTTCACGTACCTCAGCATCAACGGCAAGGCCAACATCTTCGAGGCGTGcggcctggaggagcagCTGCTCAACTTTGTCGACCTCTCCAAGATGGTGGAGGCCCGGCTCTCGGACGAAGAGCTGCAGAGCGAGGCCTGCAGCATCGTGGAGCGCACCGAGGCCGCCTCGCTGCATCCCTCGGCCGCGTTTGCGAGCTTCCTGATCGATCTCATCAAGGGCTCGAGTCACTGGCTCGCAGCTTTCCGCCAACGCGCcaacctccccccttccagaGCTTCTAGCACGCCGCGATCTGATCCGAAGGCTCCAGAATCGTCGGATTCTGTCCCGATGATCGACTCCCAACAAAAGCCCGCCTCCAACAGCACGCTGGACCCGACGCAACCTGCCAGCAGTCCtactgccaccaccactgtcgccgccgccaccttcAGCCCAGGATCCGGCATCAAAGGGGGGGACGCGGCCGCCCCGTCCACGTTCTTCGTGAACGAGGACAACTGTTACAGAAAATTGGTCCGGGAGTTGACGCGGTTCGTGACCATCACGACCTCGCCGCGAAACCCCAACAGACGGATCCCGACAGACGCGGAACTGCAGCACCAGGCGCGGTGGATCTCATTTGAAGA TGACGATCCGTGGAACCAAACGCCGGCCGACAACGCAGATTGGCTTCGAGATTTCAAGCGCGAGATGGGGATTCTGGATGGTGAACTAAGTCCGAGCCAGGGGTGA